Below is a window of Sus scrofa isolate TJ Tabasco breed Duroc chromosome 3, Sscrofa11.1, whole genome shotgun sequence DNA.
GTCTTTCCCTCTGCTCCCTCACCCCGTTTCTTTTCTCAttgctcccagcccctccccctcactcCACATGTGGTCCCAGGGGGATGGGAATTCAGCGGCAATCTCGTGTTTCAGAAGTTGGTGAAAATTGAAGATGTGGCTGATGTGGCTGTATCCTTCATCTTGGAGGAGTGGGGACATTTGGACCCGTCCCAGAAGTCCCTCTGTAGGGATGACAGGAAGGAGAATTATGGGAGTATTCCTTCCATGGGTAAGAATGATGCGTCTGCATGGATGGACATcttaatgttattatttcataGAGAATGTTTTTGTCCTGTAAAAGCATGTGTGTTTTAATTGCTACgactgcttgttttttttttttttttctgtgaaagagTAAATccgcctctttttttcttgctcagtTTTTTCTGAATGATTAGTATGGTAATTTCCATCGTACTAGTAATATGAGAACTGATAACGCTTCGGGGATAGTATTTGCAATCCAGGAAATGTTACGTTTACCTTAAAACTAATGGGATTCGGGAATTCCTATtggggcacagcggaaacgaatccaactagcatccatgaggacgcaggttcgatccctggcctcgcttagtgggttaaggatcttgcgttgcggtgagctgtagtgtaggttgcagatgtggctcggatcccatgttgctgtggctgtggtggaggccggcagctgtagctccaatttgacccttagcctgggaacctccatatgtcgcgggtgtggccctaaaaagacaaaaaatttaaaaaagaaaacaaccactAGTCatatatgatggagcatgataatatgagaaataaggtatacacatgtatgtaggaaattgacagaagactgtaaaccagctataatgaaaaaaataaaaatcattattaaaataaaataaaataaaataaaataaaagtaataggaTTCAgaattccctagtggcacagtgggctaaagatccagcattgtctctgctgtggctcaggttcggtccctggccctgggaacttccacatgctgccccAAACAAGCAAACGAATCGCCTAACAGGATTGGATTTTAACAGATTTGTAGCAGTTACTGAACTCTATTCCTTGACAAGTTAAGTAACTTAATAATTCTTATTTGTGGAAACATCTCAGACTTTGCTGAATAACCATTTATCATGGTAATTGTTGCAATATCCCAGGAGCATTCACTCTTTTCCTTCTTGTCAGGCAAGGACGGCTAGTTGTTCACCCCATTGCTCTTCTTGGATCGCTGGTACCTATTTTATGATGTCTGCCTTTGCATCTGCATTTTATGTGTCTCATCCCTTCCTGAACTTTGCATCCTCAGATGAGATTTTGAACCTGTTTCTAAGTTATGGTCCTGGAAACTCATTTGATTGTGCTGCCTGgagttaattataaaaaaaaaaatctcagcactGCGACCCATGTTTTGGAGCTTATGGCTTTTAGCTTCGTCTGGATGAATTCTTTTGGTTGCACCATTCTATATCAATACACTGGTAGCTTTTAGGTGGAATACATACACTAAAATGCCAAATTCGGGATGTTTTTTTCTCaacctccccccttcccccatctTCCCCCACCCTGAATAAATGCTACTCAGCAGCTGAGCAAGGAGTGTAGTTCTCTTTCAAATATACAGATAAATCAGAGGGATCAACAGAAAGCTCCTCCGAGAAAAGGcggggaaagaggaaaaaagcaaatttCTAAGCCAACTGGTGTAACAACCTGTCTGATCACCTTCTTTGGAAAAGGGTGCTTGTTATTAACCCCAAAGAAGTGCATTGAGTgcgaatgatttttttcttttcaaggaaaaaaaaaaaaaaaaaaggccctgagCTTGTTTGACTTGCTAAATGGGAGAGAATGTGGATGTAAGTAGAtgtgaataaaagagaaaaagaaacactacgATAGCTGAGATTATCTGCCTCGTTGAATGGAGGAGGAAGGAACCTTTAAAAAGTCTGGTTTGgtttatatgtttgtttgtttccactgttaaaatatctttttaggaAGCGAAGTATgtaaaaatagttataaaataaatttgaagttgCCTTCATGGCACAAGAGTTACAACCTCTGACTATGTCAAAAAAAGGATaggcgttctcttgtggtacagtgggttgaggatccagtgttgtcactgcagagggttggggccacagctgtggtttgggtttggtccctggcctgagaccttctgcatgctgtgggcccagccagaatttaaaaaaagaaactgtctgCTTCAAAGGGTCCTTGTAAGGATTAAACGCCATAAAACCGAGAAGCACTTGACGGCACAGTGCCTGGTCCATAGTACCCACTATACACTCAGTAAAGGTTGGTGCTtagtattactttatttttattttatatgggaaTATAGTGGGTTTAAAGTGTCGTATTGGGttcagctgtacagcacagtgactcaattatacatatacatatatccattctctttcatattcttttcccatgtaggtatTATAGAagattgagtagagttccctgtgctatgcagtaggtccttgttgatgatCTAGTTTATATATGCTATTGGGTATATGTTgaccccaaactcctgatttatccctccctcccacttaGTACCATTTTTATGTAACATTTGAAAACaactggtggcttagtgggttaaggatctggcattgtcactgttgtggcttggatcactgttatggtgcaggttcagtccctggccccagaacttctacatgccaaaaaagaaaaaaacaaactttcattACAAAAAAATTGTATAGAAAGTTCTCAATAGCCCATGATCTATCTCTCCAGCATTTAAaaagtattccttttctttctctctctctttctttctttctttctttctttctttctttctttctttctttctttctttctttctttttttttcttagggctgcaggtgctgcacatggaagttctcaggctaggggtcaagtcatagctgcagctgcgagcctatgccacagccatcacagcaatgcaggatctgcaccgagtctgtgacttacaccacaacttgcagcaacaccagatccttaacccactgatcgaggccagggatcaaaccagcatcttcatggatacttactagttgggtttgttaccactgagcctcaacgggaactcctagtgttccCTGTGTTTTGCTAACTACTGAAGCTTTGTCTTTGCAAGTTATATTAAATGGCAGCATTTTGAGTGTAGTACATGTTGCTGGTCCAGTTATATGGGGAACTGATTGCAGTCTCTTAAATATCTCTATTCATTGATAGCAGTTAGTGATGAGCAAGCTTTACATAGTTGTAGGCTTCTCTGGGTATAGAAAAAACACCTTTTTTCCTTTAGACTGATTCATACCAAACTGAGATTCTTTGGGGACTGAAAAAGCTAGAAGATCCTCTTTGTTCTCCAGGCTGTAAATAAGCAGGAAGAGGTGGGTGAAGACTGGGTTAGTTGTAtcacctaaaataaaattttattaagaatagttaacatgggagttccctttgtggctcagcggttcacgaacccgactaagatccatgaggatgtgggttcgatccctggcttcgctcagtgggttaaggatcctgcattgctgtgagctgtggtgtaggtcgaagacgaggctcagatcctgcattgctgcggtgCTAAGGAGTCAAGAACAGAGGTTtgttccccagcccagcacagtgggaccTTGTGTGATCTgatggcccgggaactccatgtatccatatgctgcagggtgaccaaaagcaaaaaaaaaagaattggtattGTGGTTATGATTCGGTGCTTTCACTGCTACAgcccaggttcaagtcctggtctgggaactgagatcccatatcaagccgctgcaaaaaaaaaaaaaaaaaagttaccatggCACAGCTACTGACAATCTGATACTGTCTGGAAACTTACCAAGAGGATGTCATCCTCATTAAATAGAATGCCTGCCCTCCCAGTCTCACTCATCCCCTGAACCATTCTTGGCGGCCCTTTCTTCCCTAACCTGCCTCACTTTCCTGCTTCAGCGTTTTTCATCCCCGCCCTGCAGCGTGAAGTCCTTTTGCAGATGACCTTACAAAGTCAGGCCTTGCTAGCGCATGTGGGTTTCATGCCTTTACCCGCTATCCCTCACTCCTTTTCTCAGGGCAGGGAATGGgctaatttttccattttccttctgtcGTCTCAGATTACGAATCCCGGAATGACAACGTGGAACTCAGAGTCAAGCAGGTTTCTGATGAAGCCGAAGCGCCCTGGATGACCTCAGGAAGCCCTGGCAGCACTGCTGCCCCGAGTCAGGGGTTTGCAGAAGTGAGCGAGCTTCAGGGCGTGGTAGAAAGGTGGCAGGTGAGCCCCGCCGGGGGGAAATCAAGGCAGAACCCTTCCCAGAAGAGAGAGCCCGTCCCCGACGGGAACCGGAAGCCCAACACCAGTGGCGAGAGAGGTCACCGGTGTAACGACTGCGGCAAGTTTTTCCTTCAAGCCTCGAACTTCATCCAGCACCGGCGCATCCACACGGGGGAGAAGCCGTTTAAGTGTGGGGAGTGCGGGAAGAGCTACAACCAGCGCGTGCACCTCACCCAGCACCAGCGCGtccacacgggcgagaagccctACAAGTGCCAGGTGTGCGGGAAGGCCTTCCGCGTCAGCTCGCACCTGGTCCAGCATCACAGCGTGCACAGCAGGGAGAGGCCCTACGGCTGCCCCGAGTGCGGCAAGAGCTTCGGGCGCCACTCCCACCTGATCGAGCACCTCAAGCGCCACTTCCGCGAGAAGCCCCAAAGATGTAGGTGTGAGCCCTTGGGCTTCAGTGGAGGCACAAATGGCCCTAGTCGCTCAGCTCCGTGGGGCAGACGGTGCTGGttctggcagcagcagcaggaaggggcCGCAGTGTACAGTTTGGtttatttggttggttgtttttaatGGTCTgggttttttaatggctgcacctgtggcatctggaagctcctgggacagggactgaatccaggccccatctgtgacctgtgcctcagctgtggccgCCCTGGGTTAACACTCTGCGGGGCTGGGGGTCACACCCGCGCCTCTGCAATAACCAGaaccgctgcagttggattttttttttttttattcttttcagggtctcacctgcagcatgtggaagttccccggctaggggtcgaatccaagctgcagctgagtcatagcaggaactcctctagtctTTTTAGCATCACTGGGACTTCAAGTAATTGTCCCATTTGTTGGCAAAAACTCTGTGCCCTTCTCCACCAACCCCACAACTTCGCTTTCCTCAGGGGTACTGCTCTCAGCAGGCATCTCTATTTCTTCTAATtccttatgttatttttaaatttattttatggattcattattttaaatttttatttatttgtttttttggctgtacctgcagcatgtagacgGTCGCAGGCCGGGGAcaaaacccaggccacagtagtgacaacactggatccttaaccacctgagccaccagggaactccataattccACGTTTTAAAATAATACAGCTGTTGCTTAACTCATCAGTTGCAGACATTACCtattgactttctctttctgctttggccCTCTTAACGTgcttcttcccctttccccaaTTTAGTTATTTCGCTTTAAACTgatgtaataataatagtacagctgacccttgaagaACAAAGGGGTTGGCGCACTGACATCTCCCCCCAGTCCAAAATCCAtgagtacctttttttttttttttttttttttttggtctttttagggccgcacccaccgcctttggaggttcccaggctggggctctaatcaatcagagctgcagctgccggcctacaccacagccgcagcaacaccagatccgagcctcacctgcgacctacaccaccgctcacggcaacaccagatccttaacccactgagcgaggccagggatcaaacctgcatcctcatggatactagtcagattcatttccgctgagccacaatgggaactcccatgagtaaCTTTATACTCACCCGTCCGTATCATGGGATCCACATCTTTGGATTTACCCAACTGTGGCTCCTGTCGGACTGTTGTAGAGGTTTATTGAAAAAATTTGCATATGAGTGGACCCTCAAACCtgtgttcaagggtcagctgtacagGAAGTTCAGAGGAAAGACAGTACTTTTTGCtggcccatttttctttttttcctggctcCTATTCAGGTATTCTTCCAAATCCATATCCCCTCCTTACTCCTTTGCTTCCCATTCATCCAGTTTTTTGTCCCCccccctttagggccacacctgcgaatatggatgttcccaggctagggagcaaattgttgctatagctgccatcctgtgccacagccacagcaatgccagatccatgacctacccacagctcgtggcaccaccagatccttaacccactgagcagggccagggattgaacctgcatcctcatggatgctagtcaggttcttaactcactgagccacaacgggaactccccattcttctcGTTTTCGTCAGTTCTTACCAGCCTGCCATGCGTCTTtgttctttctcctcccctctgTCCGTCTTAGGCTGGGGTAATGATCCCTTCCACGTTTCCTACTTCCGCTCCCATTTTCGAGttcctttctctgcttcctaTGTAATAGAAGCATTTGGCTTTTCCCCATGACGGCCCGACCTCCGTCAGCCTCACCACCCTCCCCCAAGTTAAGCCTCTCTTGTCCTGTTTTCACTGGACAGATACCAAAAGGTTCTTTTCCTATCTGTCGGCAtcaggcacacacacaaaccccgCCTTGTTACTCCTACTGCATCGAAGTTCCATTTGATGATCCTCTTTCTCACGGtcgtttgtttctcttctgtcaaAGAACCGATGGCATTTGCGTTTCCTCGTTATTCTTGCAGGCAGCGATAAAAGAAGTAAGACTACAAAATTGAATGTCAAGAAGAGAATTTCGGAGTTTTCGGAAGCAGAAGGCAGAATCCAAAGGAGCATTTCTCAAGGTCAAGATTTCGGAGACGGCCGTGAACACCAGGGCACGTTGGAGCGAAAGCAGGGCATCCCCAGGAAGGAGCTGCTAGGACAGCCCTCTTCAAAGAGGATGAATTTCAGTGACGTCGCCTACGTCCACAAAAAGTCCTCCACCGGAGAGAGACCACACAAATGTAACGAATGTGGGAAAAGCTTTATTCAGAGCGCACATCTTATTCAGCATCAGCGGATACACACTGGGGAGAAACCGTTTCGGTGTGACGAGTGTGGGAAAAGCTACAATCAACGGGTGCACCTAACTCAGCACCAGCGGGTCCACACTGGGGAAAAGCCCTACACGTGTCCCTTGTGCGGGAAAGCATTTCGAGTGCGGTCCCACCTGGTTCAGCATCAGAGCGTGCACAGCGGGGAGAGACCCTTTAAGTGCAGTGAATGCGGGAAAGGCTTTGGGAGGCGTTCGCACCTCGCGGGCCATCTGAGACTCCACTCTCGGGAGAAATCCCACCAGTGTCACGAATGTGGAGAAATCTTCTTCCAGTACGTCAGCCTCATCGAACACCAGGTGCTCCACATGGGCCCCAAAAATGAACAGAACGGCATTCGCGAGGAAGCGTACAGTTGGAACCTAACGGTGATTGAAGATAAGAAGCTCGAGTTACAAGAGCAGCCTTACAAGTGCGATGTGTGCGGCAAAGCCTTTCGTTACAGCTCGGACCTCATCCAGCACTACAGGACTCATACCGCAGAGAAAGCCGCCAAGTGTGACACGTGCCGAGAAAGCGGGGGCCCGTGTTCCCACGTGAAACCACACCCAAAAAGCTGCTCCACCCTCAAGGCCCACCAGTGTACCGAATGCGGCAGAGGCTTCACCCTGAAGTCACATCTGAATCAGCATCAGAGAATCCACACTGGCGAGAAACCCTTTCAGTGTAAGGAATGTGGCATGAGTttcagctggagctgcagcctctttAAACATCTGAGAAGTCACGAGAGGACAGACCCCATAAATGCCTTCAGTGGATAGAGGATTCTGGCGTAGGACGCAGCTCTTACAGAATTTTAGCAAAGCCTTCCTGAAGAGACACCCCACTCCTGTAACAAATGCAATAACAACTCCAAGCATTTTCTCCCACTTAACCATCAAGCCTAGGGAGATGTTGAAATCCTTCCGCCAGAACTTAGGAAGAATGGAGAAGCCCCAGCAAAGAAAATCTGCTCTTCCCATTGAGAAATGCTTTCATTGGCATCTCCATCTGTGAGAATATGTAGACAAGAGAACCTAGGGATACAGTGGATGAAGAAAAGCCTGGCACGTTTTTCCTGTGAGTCTCAGAACCCTGACACTGCAGAAAGTCATGAATGCAGGAGAAATAAGCTTCATCTGTCGTTTCCGCCTTGGTTGTCAGCTTATCTATTCAGGGAGGAGCACAGTGAAAGAACGAGAACTCTTCAGCAGCATCTTGGCTTGACACCCGGGCAATGAACCTTTTCTGGAAACAGCAGTTCCAGCCACTGGAATGCGCCAGGTGTTGTTCCCATCTTGAGTACTAAACCCCTGGAAAAGAGTTGACTtaagttatttataaaatttggGCAAAATTGAGGTTCAGAGGCTGGATGGTGCGTATTCTTGCTGCCTTATTCAATCTCCAACTTCTCCATGAAATACATTCtacgttgtttttttttttattttagccgcCTCTGAGGCAGGCAGAAGTACCGggcccaggggtcgaacccaagccacagcagtgacccaagccaccatgccagatccttacctacgaggccccagggaactcccaaactctaCTCGTTTGTTTTAATTCTCCTGGCATCAAGGTTAGCTAGTAGAAAAAGAAGTCTGTACATTCAGGAGAAGCCGTGTTGGGCAGTCACATcttggggagaggggagcaggccCTGAGGGGAATGGAGCAGAGAGGACAGGCAAACTGGGGCCTGGGTTTTATTCTGTTACCCCAGGAATGACGGCAGCTACATCCACAGAAGGAACTGGACCAAGTTGAATTAAGCATTGCGGTCCCAGCAGTGTATGTACCAGTTCCCAGTTGCCCTGGACATAGATCTTCCCGTAGGATGGTGGCATGTAGGATGAGTTTCGATTGAAGTGTGGCTGGATTTGAAAGTAAACCCGAATCAGGAGCAAGGTCTGGTGAGCCTTGCTTTGTGGGAAGGTCTGGGACGGGGTCGTGGGGGAAAGACGGAAAAGAGGGTTAACTGAAGCCCCTTTGCTAAGTGAGGGAGAGAGGCTTGTGGGCGCTGCTGAAGCCCTGCTCCCACTGACTGCCTGGCTTACAATAAACAcccaataaatacttgctgactGCGTGTGTTGTACACTGGTGCCCTGTCCGGATCCTCTACCAGGCTGGTGTCCCTGCCCCCCAGCTGCTCTGAGTGTTGGTGCCAGGTGCTCGCAGCTCCCCCCCTTCTCCAGAGACTCTTGGAGAAGTGTCCTCAGGTGACtggagctgcccccacccccccagccagTGACTGAATGCCTGGGGGCACAGAGGGCTGATTGACTTGCCTCAAGGTGGGAAACGGTGGTGCACTTTATTATCCAGACCTGTCCTTTGTGGACTGGGCTGAGGCTAGACTTCATCAGAGTCCATCCCTGCCCTCGTCCTCCACCCTGTCATCCCTCCCAACCTCAACAAGTCCCATGGCTCGGACTCCTGGTCTGAAGCTCCGCTTTCGGGAGCCTGATCTGGGACATGTGGCGCCACGAGCAGGCCTGTCAGAATGAACCGTGGAGCTGGCCACTCCCCATGAGGCCGCGAGGACCCCGTCGCTGATGCTGTCGCCGGCAGAGCGTTGGTGGTCCCTGACATGAAGCAGCCGTTCCACTGGGAGGCGCTCACTTTGGCGAGATGGGGTGGAATACAGGTGGAAAGGGACGTGCTGACGTGGGTAAGGTCGGGAGAGCAACATGAAAGTGAAAATAATCTAAGAGTCATGGAAGGAGGGGCTCTTGCTGAAACCTGCTGTTGCTTCAGGAGAGAAAAAGACGCTCGGAACGAATGTCCACCAACTTAGTGCAACATCGTGAATGTCGCAGAGCCTCTTTGGTAGCATTTAAGGAGACGTGTCACCTGCAAACGAACCACGGAGCTAAAGGTCAGATAGAAGGCTTAATTAAGAATGACAATTTTGGTAAAGCCTGGTGTTTATGGAGCACTTTTCCATGTTCTAGACGTCATGCTACGTGCTTTCTGTGGATTACCACTTAATCCTCACAGTGCGAGATGGCGTCACTTATCAGCAGCGTCATTTACAGTTGGGAAAAACAGGTCCAGAATAGTTAACtcacttgcccaaagttacatggccagtaagtggcagagccaagatcaCTTTGCCTCCAAAAGCTAAGCTCTTAAGCACCAAAGGATACTATGTCAGCTTATCAGATGTCAAACATTACGAAGTGATGAAACTCTGTTCTTGTCCCTTTGCGTGAAAACCAGTTTTGAGCTAGGATATGATAAAATCATACAATAATacaatttcagaatttaaaaggTTTGAGGGGACCATCAAACCCAATCTCCCACCCAGTGGAGGAATCCATTTAATTGTGGGTGTGTGCATACAACAAGTGCTTAATAACTGTATCGAACTGGAGAAGACATTTCCTGATCATCCAGGTTCTGCATGAGACACTTCCACTGGTGGGGAGTTGGCTGCTTCCATTTTAAGGCAGCTCTGATtggcagaaacttttttttttttttgtctttttagggccacacccacagcatatggaggttcccaggctaggggttgaatcggagctgtagctgctggcctatagcacagccacagcaacgccagatccgagccacgtcttcgacctacaccacagctcacagcaacgctggatccttaacctgctgaacaaggccagggatcaaactcacaacctcatggttcctggtcagattcatttccgctgtgccacaacagaaacttcttaCTGAGCTGAAAACAATGCTGGTCTGTAGTCTGACATCATTATCTCATTGCTCctagttgcaaaaaaaaaaaaagttttacaatttGAACATTTGACTACATTGTTTTTGCTGCCATTCAGTCATCACATGTCATCGCTTTACCTTCCAAACCTCCAAAACGAAAGAGAAAACATTGGGGTCATGCATTTTGTTCAATCTGGGGCAAGTTAGAGCAAGATTTGTCAAGACTCTGCTTCTTTATCCTTTTTAGCATTAACATGTTGTAAAGGACTAATggcaaagaaatgaacaaagcagTGGAGTCTGCAATGCAGTTAATCTGTAAATGGGTGCATGGAGCCTGCTGGTTGAAGTCTACGTAAATGTTTGCCGGTACTGAGGCAGGGAGGAAGCCTGTGATCGATTCTATCAAAATTTTTGTCTTCACAAAGGTACCGGAGCTATCTCAAAATTTGTGACCTGCACCTTCCACCCCGGGAGGCTAGATTCCCCGTCAATTCCTATTCTCGTTCTCCTTAGTGAGGAACTGCTTCCCAATcttggtcttggagttcctgttgtggctcagcggttaacaaacccgactggcgtccttgaggacgtgggttccatcactggcctcgctcagtgggttaaggatcctgcagcgagctgtggtgtaggtcacagacccggctcggatgatccggagttgctgtggtataggccagcagctgtacctctgttttagcccctagcctgggaacgtccatatgccggggtgcgcccctaaaaaggcaaaaatcaatcaatcaatcttgGTCTTTTCTCTAGCCTGAGGAGGTTAAACCCCCCGGATTAGTAGAGGAACCATTGAGACAGTGAGACCTCCTGGATTCCTAGAGCAcacggggaggggggggcggAGCCCCCGGGAAGGGGCGGGGCCCCGAGGCGCTTCCGGTGAGCTCTCCGGAACTCTATTCTGGTTGTACAGGGATGGGCTTAGGTTTGCGGGTCCTCTGTTCCCGCGCTCGTCTCCCGGATTTGTGTTCCCAGCTGCAGGTGGCGGAGGCGACACGAAATGCCCAGTGACCGTGCCCCGCAGGGGGTGGGTAGAAGCCCCTCTCCCACGTTTCCCTCCGCCACTCCCAGCCCAGCTTTGTCCTTTGACTTAAGCTAAGTGACGAGGTGGGTTAGGAAAGGCCTTGGAGACAAGACACTAGCATTTTCTGAGATGGCCACAGGGTTGGTTTCTCTGAGCCCGCTCTCTTCGGCTTGCTCAGGCTGACTCCTCACGTGGCCTTTCCCGTATGTGAGGCCATTCCTGGCCCCTTTCCTCTCACTTGGACCCCAGTCTCATGACCTCTCCTAACCTTAATCATGTCTCTAAAGGCTCCGTCTCCAAATAAGAGTCATATTGCAGGTTGGAGCTTCAGTGCGTGGATTTTGCGAGGGGCATACAATTCATTCCAGAACAGTTGGGAACTTACTAC
It encodes the following:
- the ZKSCAN5 gene encoding zinc finger protein with KRAB and SCAN domains 5 isoform X1; the protein is MIMTESGEVIDLDLPAETSQEQEDLLIVKVEEEDCTWMQEYNPPAFETFYQRFKHFQYHEASGPREALSQLRVLCCEWLRPELHTKEQILELLVLEQFLTILPEEFQTWVREHHPESGEEAVAVVESIQRELEERRQQIVACPEGLPQKRVLPGAEPESFSHQLLSVEPQPEQEPQKPHLLEEQALPALQVPSLPLKDSQELTASLLSAGSQKLVKIEDVADVAVSFILEEWGHLDPSQKSLCRDDRKENYGSIPSMDYESRNDNVELRVKQVSDEAEAPWMTSGSPGSTAAPSQGFAEVSELQGVVERWQVSPAGGKSRQNPSQKREPVPDGNRKPNTSGERGHRCNDCGKFFLQASNFIQHRRIHTGEKPFKCGECGKSYNQRVHLTQHQRVHTGEKPYKCQVCGKAFRVSSHLVQHHSVHSRERPYGCPECGKSFGRHSHLIEHLKRHFREKPQRCSDKRSKTTKLNVKKRISEFSEAEGRIQRSISQGQDFGDGREHQGTLERKQGIPRKELLGQPSSKRMNFSDVAYVHKKSSTGERPHKCNECGKSFIQSAHLIQHQRIHTGEKPFRCDECGKSYNQRVHLTQHQRVHTGEKPYTCPLCGKAFRVRSHLVQHQSVHSGERPFKCSECGKGFGRRSHLAGHLRLHSREKSHQCHECGEIFFQYVSLIEHQVLHMGPKNEQNGIREEAYSWNLTVIEDKKLELQEQPYKCDVCGKAFRYSSDLIQHYRTHTAEKAAKCDTCRESGGPCSHVKPHPKSCSTLKAHQCTECGRGFTLKSHLNQHQRIHTGEKPFQCKECGMSFSWSCSLFKHLRSHERTDPINAFSG
- the ZKSCAN5 gene encoding zinc finger protein with KRAB and SCAN domains 5 isoform X2; the encoded protein is MIMTESGEVIDLDLPAETSQEQEDLLIVKVEEEDCTWMQEYNPPAFETFYQRFKHFQYHEASGPREALSQLRVLCCEWLRPELHTKEQILELLVLEQFLTILPEEFQTWVREHHPESGEEAVAVVESIQRELEERRQQIVACPEGLPQKRVLPGAEPESFSHQLLSVEPQPEQEPQKPHLLEEQALPALQVPSLPLKDSQELTASLLSAGSQLVKIEDVADVAVSFILEEWGHLDPSQKSLCRDDRKENYGSIPSMDYESRNDNVELRVKQVSDEAEAPWMTSGSPGSTAAPSQGFAEVSELQGVVERWQVSPAGGKSRQNPSQKREPVPDGNRKPNTSGERGHRCNDCGKFFLQASNFIQHRRIHTGEKPFKCGECGKSYNQRVHLTQHQRVHTGEKPYKCQVCGKAFRVSSHLVQHHSVHSRERPYGCPECGKSFGRHSHLIEHLKRHFREKPQRCSDKRSKTTKLNVKKRISEFSEAEGRIQRSISQGQDFGDGREHQGTLERKQGIPRKELLGQPSSKRMNFSDVAYVHKKSSTGERPHKCNECGKSFIQSAHLIQHQRIHTGEKPFRCDECGKSYNQRVHLTQHQRVHTGEKPYTCPLCGKAFRVRSHLVQHQSVHSGERPFKCSECGKGFGRRSHLAGHLRLHSREKSHQCHECGEIFFQYVSLIEHQVLHMGPKNEQNGIREEAYSWNLTVIEDKKLELQEQPYKCDVCGKAFRYSSDLIQHYRTHTAEKAAKCDTCRESGGPCSHVKPHPKSCSTLKAHQCTECGRGFTLKSHLNQHQRIHTGEKPFQCKECGMSFSWSCSLFKHLRSHERTDPINAFSG
- the ZKSCAN5 gene encoding zinc finger protein with KRAB and SCAN domains 5 isoform X5, whose amino-acid sequence is MDYESRNDNVELRVKQVSDEAEAPWMTSGSPGSTAAPSQGFAEVSELQGVVERWQVSPAGGKSRQNPSQKREPVPDGNRKPNTSGERGHRCNDCGKFFLQASNFIQHRRIHTGEKPFKCGECGKSYNQRVHLTQHQRVHTGEKPYKCQVCGKAFRVSSHLVQHHSVHSRERPYGCPECGKSFGRHSHLIEHLKRHFREKPQRCSDKRSKTTKLNVKKRISEFSEAEGRIQRSISQGQDFGDGREHQGTLERKQGIPRKELLGQPSSKRMNFSDVAYVHKKSSTGERPHKCNECGKSFIQSAHLIQHQRIHTGEKPFRCDECGKSYNQRVHLTQHQRVHTGEKPYTCPLCGKAFRVRSHLVQHQSVHSGERPFKCSECGKGFGRRSHLAGHLRLHSREKSHQCHECGEIFFQYVSLIEHQVLHMGPKNEQNGIREEAYSWNLTVIEDKKLELQEQPYKCDVCGKAFRYSSDLIQHYRTHTAEKAAKCDTCRESGGPCSHVKPHPKSCSTLKAHQCTECGRGFTLKSHLNQHQRIHTGEKPFQCKECGMSFSWSCSLFKHLRSHERTDPINAFSG
- the ZKSCAN5 gene encoding zinc finger protein with KRAB and SCAN domains 5 isoform X3, which produces MIMTESGEVIDLDLPAETSQEQEDLLIVKVEEEDCTWMQEYNPPAFETFYQRFKHFQYHEASGPREALSQLRVLCCEWLRPELHTKEQILELLVLEQFLTILPEEFQTWVREHHPESGEEAVAVVESIQRELEERRQQIVACPEGLPQKRVLPGAEPESFSHQLLSVEPQPEQEPQKPHLLEEQDYESRNDNVELRVKQVSDEAEAPWMTSGSPGSTAAPSQGFAEVSELQGVVERWQVSPAGGKSRQNPSQKREPVPDGNRKPNTSGERGHRCNDCGKFFLQASNFIQHRRIHTGEKPFKCGECGKSYNQRVHLTQHQRVHTGEKPYKCQVCGKAFRVSSHLVQHHSVHSRERPYGCPECGKSFGRHSHLIEHLKRHFREKPQRCSDKRSKTTKLNVKKRISEFSEAEGRIQRSISQGQDFGDGREHQGTLERKQGIPRKELLGQPSSKRMNFSDVAYVHKKSSTGERPHKCNECGKSFIQSAHLIQHQRIHTGEKPFRCDECGKSYNQRVHLTQHQRVHTGEKPYTCPLCGKAFRVRSHLVQHQSVHSGERPFKCSECGKGFGRRSHLAGHLRLHSREKSHQCHECGEIFFQYVSLIEHQVLHMGPKNEQNGIREEAYSWNLTVIEDKKLELQEQPYKCDVCGKAFRYSSDLIQHYRTHTAEKAAKCDTCRESGGPCSHVKPHPKSCSTLKAHQCTECGRGFTLKSHLNQHQRIHTGEKPFQCKECGMSFSWSCSLFKHLRSHERTDPINAFSG